TACTTTTAAAAACGCAGATTGGTCTGATAGAGAAGTTTATGTGCCAGAAATAGCCCAAGGGGTATATGATGAAAATGCAACAGCAAAAGGACCAAAGTTAAAGATAGGTAAAGATTTTGATATGGTAGATTACATTGAAGAGAAAATAGAAAAAAAGTATTCACCAGAAGTAATAGCAAATGAGATAAATGAAAGTGATCAATTTAAAACAAGTATACATTATAGAACAATATATAATTATATAGACAGAGGTATTTTATTAATAGATAAAGATGACTTAGTTTATGGTAATTATCGAAAGAAGAAGAAAAGAAAGAGGGAAAGCCAAAGCACTAAAAATTATAAACAGAATAGAACTATAGGAGATCGTCCAGAGATTGCAAATCAAAGAAAAGAAGTTGGCCATTGGGAAATGGACTTAGTAGAAGGTAAAAAAGATAAAGATGAACCAAATTTACTTGTATTAAGTGAAAGAACTACTCGTAAAGAGATAATTGAGAAGATACCGGATAAGACACAAGAGTCTGTAATCAAAGGTCTAGATCGGATTGAGAGGCGTCATGGTGTAGTTAAGTTTAGAGAAATATTTAAAACTATTACTACTGATAATGGTTCGGAATTTAAGAACTATGAGGGTATAGAAGAATCATTTACAGGAAGTAATATTTCAAGAACAAAGCAGTATTATTGTGATGCATATTGTAGTTGGCAA
This region of Selenihalanaerobacter shriftii genomic DNA includes:
- a CDS encoding IS30 family transposase; its protein translation is MRQSNYIIEREKGKHLKLGARKIIAHLYNKQNKNYSEIAREMNCHRTTISREIKKGLTTFKNADWSDREVYVPEIAQGVYDENATAKGPKLKIGKDFDMVDYIEEKIEKKYSPEVIANEINESDQFKTSIHYRTIYNYIDRGILLIDKDDLVYGNYRKKKKRKRESQSTKNYKQNRTIGDRPEIANQRKEVGHWEMDLVEGKKDKDEPNLLVLSERTTRKEIIEKIPDKTQESVIKGLDRIERRHGVVKFREIFKTITTDNGSEFKNYEGIEESFTGSNISRTKQYYCDAYCSWQRGTNENINKMIRRFLPKGSSFKGLTRNEVKKIQKFINTYPRKMFGFKTSREIFKEKISVA